A region from the Serinus canaria isolate serCan28SL12 chromosome 10, serCan2020, whole genome shotgun sequence genome encodes:
- the FAM174B gene encoding membrane protein FAM174B, translated as MRSAAAPLPLLAASLLLPLLLPAAPAARGSLEPPAGNGSRPPAVPGPGNHSGARLSPVPAMLRDLSALKAAVIGACALTAALIACLLLRVFRSGKRIKKTRKYDIITTPAERVEMAPLNEEDDEDEDSTVFDVKYR; from the exons ATgcgctccgccgccgccccgctGCCGCTGCTCGCGGcctcgctgctgctgccgctgctcctgcccgccgcgcccgccgcccgcggCAGCCTGGAGCCGCCCGCGGGCAACGGCAGCCGCCCGCCCGCCGTGCCAGGCCCCGGCAACCACAGCGGGGCCCGGCTGAGCCCCGTGCCCGCGATGCTCCGCGACCTCTCCGCGCTCAAAGCCGCCGTCATCGGGGCCTGCGCTCTCACGGCCGCGCTCATCGCCTGCCTCCTGCTCCGCGTCTTCAG GTCTGGCAAGAGGATCAAGAAGACCAGGAAGTACGACATAATCACCACCCCAGCCGAGAGGGTGGAAATGGCTCCTCTGAACGAAGAAGACGACGAGGACGAGGACTCAACAGTGTTTGATGTGAAATACAG GTAA